In Arctopsyche grandis isolate Sample6627 chromosome 13, ASM5162203v2, whole genome shotgun sequence, one DNA window encodes the following:
- the LOC143921598 gene encoding uncharacterized protein LOC143921598, whose amino-acid sequence MYKSRRFALHLQQLLIDDEMATTIMETILLGLLCLAAFSEAMPQSKPLRKIHIQGRPIEGREINRDRTSIPNAPALEEESKLEGFKALNVAPVVAHRRTSDEEAELFRKQAEGAHYSFDSSIDDGINGQSHSRTETRDGLNVQGMYSYNDGYYKRTVYYEADDKGYRIVKEENEPVGDGPVYDKNGEAYVKSSLGSEYTITVDDIQKVPEKINVRVADS is encoded by the exons ATGTATAAAAGTAGGCGGTTTGCCTTGCACTTGCAGCAGTTGCTGATTGACGACGAAATGGCCACCACCATCATGGAGACGATCCTGCTCGGTTTGTTGTGCTTGGCGGCCTTCAGCGAGGCCATGCCCCAGTCGAAACCTCTTCGCAAGATCCACATCCAAGGCAGACCCATCGAAGGTCGAGAAATTAACAGAGACAGGACCTCCATCCCCAATGCCCCAGCTCTAGAAGAAGAGAGCAAATTGGAAGGTTTCAAAGCTTTGAATGTCGCTCCAGTCGTCGCACACAGGCGCACATCT GACGAAGAAGCTGAACTTTTCAGAAAGCAAGCTGAAGGTGCCCACTACTCTTTCGACAGCTCTATCGATGATGGCATCAATGGTCAGTCTCACTCACGCACAGAAACTAGGGATGGTTTGAATGTACAAGGAATGTATTCGTACAATGATGGATATTATAAGAGGACTGTATACTATGAAGCTGATGATAAAGGATACAGAATTGTCAA GGAAGAGAATGAACCAGTCGGAGATGGTCCAGTCTACGACAAGAACGGTGAAGCATACGTGAAATCATCGCTTGGATCAGAGTACACAATTACAGTCGACGATATTCAGAAAGTtcctgaaaaaataaatgttcgCGTCGCcgattcataa
- the CngB gene encoding cyclic nucleotide-gated ion channel subunit B: MILVNKVPLSQKLHIMREQGPSDNVDAWTEDTPSSQTPKSFIRKWLRLRESTSSEPIAVFNSCKVEPYLVTPACNPIRACSGDEDDDKIEESTDENNREMVGSFLQRITGRFSISKQSKDRSANQDNQNEQQFPAEESEMQFPISCCGRKYTFKEILNFANCRSVIDPHGVMHFMWLFTVSLCYIYNLIVVPLRASFPYQTPENTPIWLVFDAVCDVIYLIDVVMMKPRVSFITDGCWIKDPQITKENYHRSFLFKMDVISLLPLEILYLYFGTSAVVLRLPRMCKAQTFSQFFNSLDKMLSSPLIIRVARTLIYTFYLIHLNACSYYMMSSFEGIGYNGWVYNGEGNAYVRCFYFATKTSTSIGKNPKPENKLEYVYMTFAWLMGVCVFALLVGQIRYIIITATKSQTEYRKLLAETMKCMRELNIPIDLQNRVTSWFDFTWKQHGTLDDSRALDDLPVNLKTELAISMHIQTLSKVKLFTDCEQAVLRDLVLKLRSVIFLPGDIICRKGDVGREMYILKRGEVEVMSGSDNSEVIATLQEGSVFGEISLLNINGINRRTADVRSRSFTNIFVLNKFDFNSVLDYYPEAQQLLLKRANDLMDINAARDKANQESEIISSPSSPPESEVSTEQHYNEINATYSVSSQEEIIPCTELENINDDILYGCEDLKSYFEKIERRAMPKNFGRGKFPNHNRFIDVKTVKPYRPEVEEKLLGFRPIQLHEKED, translated from the exons ATGATTTTAGTAAATAAAGTACCCTTAAGTCAAAAGCTACATATAATGAGGGAACAAGGGCCTTCAGATAATGTGGATGCATGGACAGAGGATACGCCCTCATCTCAAACTCCGAAGTCGTTCATCCGGAAATG GCTTCGATTGAGAGAATCTACGAGCTCTGAACCAATCGCAGTGTTCAATTCGTGTAAAGTGGAACCATATTTGGTTACTCCTGCTTGTAATCCGATTCGAGCGTGTTCAGGCGACGAAGATGAcgataaaatcgaagaaag taCTGATGAAAACAATCGGGAAATGGTTGGTTCTTTCTTGCAGCGAATTACTGGAAGATTTTCAATCTCCAAACAGTCCAAAGACAGATCTGCAAACCAAGACAATCAGAACGAGCAGCA GTTCCCAGCGGAAGAATCGGAAATGCAATTTCCGATATCCTGTTGCGGAAGGAAGTACACATTCAAGGAGATATTGAATTTCGCAAACTGTCGCTCAGTTATCGATCCTCACG GTGTCATGCACTTCATGTGGCTGTTCACGGTCTCCTTGTGCTACATATACAATTTGATCGTCGTCCCTTTGAGAGCATCGTTTCCTTACCAAACTCCAGAAAACACGCCAATTTGGTTGGTGTTCGACGCTGTTTGCGATGTCATTTATTTGATCGACGTCGTGATGATGAAGCCTCGCGTCTCCTTCATCACCGACGGATGTTGGATCAAAGATCCGCAAATCACCAAAGAGAATTATCACAGATCGTTTTTGTTCAAG aTGGATGTTATATCACTTTTGCcgcttgaaattttatatttatactttggTACATCAGCTGTAGTTTTGCGGCTTCCACGCATGTGCAAAGCGCAAACTTTTTCCCAATTCTTCAACTCTTTAGATAAAATGTTGTCTTCTCCATTGATT ATTCGAGTGGCTCGCACGTTGATTTACACATTCTATTTGATCCATCTGAACGCTTGCTCCTATTACATGATGAGCTCGTTCGAAGGAATCGGTTACAACGGCTGGGTCTACAACGGCGAAGGAAATGCTTACGTCAGATGTTTCTATTTTGCTACGAAAACTTCGACTTCCATAGGCAAGAATCCCAAACCGGAAAACAAATTGGAGTATGTTTACATGACGTTCGCTTGGTTAATGGGGGTTTGCGTGTTTGCCCTCCTAGTAGGTCAAATAAGGTACATCATAATTACCGCTACTAAATCGCAG ACCGAGTATAGGAAGCTTCTGGCGGAGACAATGAAGTGTATGCGCGAATTGAACATACCCATTGATTTGCAAAACAGGGTCACATCTTGGTTTGACTTTACTTGGAAACAGCATGGAACTTTGG atgATTCTAGAGCGCTTGACGATTTGCCAGTAAATCTTAAAACTGAATTGGCCATCAGTATGCACATCCAGACTTTAAGCAAAGTTAAATTGTTCACTGATTGCGAACAGGCAGTGCTGCGAGATCTCGTTTTGAAGTTGAGGTCTGTAATCTTCTTGCCAGGAGATATAATCTGTCGGAAGGGAGACGTTGGAAGGGAGATGTATATTTTGAAGAGAGGGGAAGTTGAA GTTATGAGTGGATCTGATAACAGTGAAGTCATAGCAACTCTTCAAGAAGGTTCGGTATTTGGTGAAATTAGTCTTCTGAATATAAACGGTATCAACCGTAGAACTGCTgatgttag aTCCCGTTCATTTACCAATATATTCGTTTTGAACAAATTTGACTTTAATTCTGTGCTGGATTACTATCCAGAAGCTCAACAGTTGTTATTAAAAAGGGCAAACGATTTAATGGATATAAATGCTGCTCGTGATAAAGCAAATCAAGAATCTGAAATTATATCATCACCGTCATCTCCTCCTGAATCTGAAGTTTCAACCGAACAACATTATAACgag ATTAATGCTACGTATTCAGTTTCCTCTCAAGAAGAAATCATTCCATGTACggaattagaaaatattaacGACGACATTTTGTATGGTTGCGAAGATCTTAAAagctattttgaaaaaatagaacGACGTGCTATGCCAAAGAATTTTGGAAGAGGGAAATTTCCAAACCATAACAGGTTCATCGATGTAAAAACAGTAAAACCCTACAGACCTGAAGTTGAGGAAAAATTGCTCGGTTTTAGGCCAATTCAACTGCACGAAAAAGAGGATtga